The following proteins come from a genomic window of Pseudomonas sp. WJP1:
- a CDS encoding DUF6644 family protein: MESNQGWMDWLSDSSLGSAMRGDLWLYPLVEVVHILGFAILVGSVVMFDLRVLGVSRNIQVTALARHLLPWSVAALLLIVPAGLMMFSAHPHDFASNDIFILKLCLIATAGLNAVLFHVGVYRSVTAWDTGHPAPGVAKLQALFSIALWVSVILCGRLLAYT; encoded by the coding sequence ATGGAAAGCAACCAGGGCTGGATGGACTGGCTGAGTGACTCGTCGCTCGGGTCAGCCATGCGCGGTGATCTGTGGCTGTACCCGTTGGTGGAAGTGGTGCACATCCTCGGCTTCGCGATACTGGTCGGTTCAGTGGTGATGTTCGATCTGCGGGTACTGGGCGTATCGCGCAATATTCAGGTGACGGCCCTCGCCCGCCATCTCCTGCCATGGTCCGTTGCGGCTTTGCTGTTGATCGTTCCGGCCGGGCTGATGATGTTTTCCGCTCACCCCCACGACTTCGCCTCCAATGACATATTCATCCTCAAGCTGTGCCTGATTGCCACGGCGGGTCTCAACGCCGTGTTGTTCCATGTTGGCGTGTACCGTTCCGTGACAGCGTGGGATACCGGCCACCCGGCACCGGGCGTGGCCAAGCTGCAGGCACTGTTTTCAATCGCGCTTTGGGTCAGCGTGATCCTCTGCGGCCGATTGCTGGCCTATACCTGA
- a CDS encoding DUF6152 family protein, protein MNIMLKGFGVSLLLVATAAFAHHGWSEYDSSKPLQLSGTIEASGYSHPHGFINLKTAGKTWNVVLAPPSRMENRGLSRDMLAVGTQASVVGYQNRNKPDELRAERITIGDKTTELR, encoded by the coding sequence ATGAACATCATGCTCAAGGGCTTTGGCGTGTCATTGCTGTTGGTGGCTACGGCGGCGTTCGCCCATCACGGCTGGAGCGAGTACGACTCCAGCAAACCCTTGCAACTGAGCGGCACCATCGAAGCGTCCGGTTACTCCCACCCCCACGGTTTCATAAACCTCAAGACGGCTGGCAAGACCTGGAACGTGGTGCTCGCACCGCCCTCGCGCATGGAGAACCGTGGGCTGTCCAGGGACATGCTGGCGGTCGGCACCCAAGCCAGCGTAGTCGGTTATCAGAACCGCAACAAACCCGATGAGTTACGCGCAGAACGCATCACGATCGGCGACAAAACCACCGAGTTGCGCTGA
- a CDS encoding Bug family tripartite tricarboxylate transporter substrate binding protein, with protein MSALLRSLSHRLVVGLVAATLTTSALALDTVKFMAPGSVGGGYDQTARVLGKALIEANAAKAVTFENKGGAGGTLGLAQFANSTKGDPNALLVVGAIMVAGIEQNKPQISLKDVTPIARLFTEYNVIAVRKDSPYKTLDDLVKDFKAKPTSVTWGGGSKGSIDHIGIAELAGKLDVPVNKVNYIATGGGGEIVAQTLGGQIKVLTGGYAELGQYIKNGQIRVLAIGAPERVPGIDAPTLKESGYDVIIGNWRGVYGAAGLTPEQRKEVTDAVLAASKSKVWQDNLQINAWTESVLTGDDFGKFVDEEHVRLRAMLVKVGLL; from the coding sequence ATGTCCGCTTTGCTTCGTAGCCTGAGTCATCGCCTGGTTGTGGGCCTTGTCGCCGCCACACTCACGACGTCGGCGCTGGCGCTGGATACCGTCAAGTTCATGGCCCCCGGTTCCGTAGGCGGCGGCTATGACCAGACGGCCCGGGTGCTCGGCAAAGCCCTGATCGAGGCCAACGCTGCCAAGGCCGTCACCTTTGAGAACAAGGGCGGCGCGGGCGGTACGCTGGGGCTGGCGCAATTTGCCAACAGCACCAAGGGCGATCCGAATGCGCTGCTGGTGGTCGGTGCGATCATGGTCGCGGGCATCGAGCAGAACAAACCGCAGATCAGCTTGAAGGACGTGACGCCGATCGCCCGGCTGTTCACCGAGTACAACGTGATCGCGGTGCGCAAGGATTCGCCCTACAAGACCCTCGATGACCTGGTCAAGGACTTCAAGGCCAAGCCCACCAGCGTTACCTGGGGCGGTGGTTCCAAAGGTTCGATCGATCACATCGGCATCGCCGAACTGGCCGGCAAGCTGGATGTTCCGGTCAACAAGGTCAATTACATCGCCACCGGCGGTGGGGGTGAAATCGTCGCCCAGACCTTGGGCGGTCAAATCAAAGTGCTGACCGGTGGATATGCCGAACTGGGTCAATACATCAAGAATGGCCAGATCCGCGTGCTCGCCATCGGCGCACCCGAACGCGTGCCCGGGATCGATGCTCCGACCCTCAAGGAAAGCGGCTACGACGTGATCATCGGCAACTGGCGGGGTGTCTATGGCGCGGCGGGCCTTACGCCCGAGCAGCGCAAGGAAGTGACCGACGCCGTGTTGGCCGCCAGCAAAAGCAAAGTCTGGCAAGACAACCTGCAAATCAATGCCTGGACGGAGAGCGTGCTGACCGGTGACGATTTCGGCAAGTTCGTCGACGAAGAACACGTGCGGTTGCGCGCGATGCTGGTCAAGGTCGGGTTGCTTTGA
- a CDS encoding tripartite tricarboxylate transporter TctB family protein, protein MTGSRTVVPTQLAIGVSLIVLSVVLAVGAWRFPPEMGFVILPAYVYPFLVAGFLGAVGLLLSYQAVSGGFRELDDQPAPTVAGGKAGAAWVTAGLIGVAVLINLIGFVLAAGLLFACSARGFGSRHPLRDLAIGMALTLPIYWLFNAGLGVSLPPLVNAWI, encoded by the coding sequence ATGACCGGATCGCGCACTGTCGTGCCGACCCAATTGGCCATCGGCGTTAGCCTGATTGTCCTCAGCGTCGTGCTGGCGGTGGGCGCCTGGCGCTTTCCGCCGGAGATGGGGTTCGTCATCCTGCCGGCCTATGTCTATCCCTTCCTGGTCGCGGGGTTTCTGGGGGCGGTGGGCCTGTTGTTGAGCTATCAGGCGGTCAGCGGCGGTTTTCGCGAACTGGATGACCAACCAGCCCCCACCGTGGCGGGTGGCAAGGCCGGCGCAGCCTGGGTCACCGCAGGTTTGATCGGTGTGGCGGTGCTCATCAATCTCATCGGTTTCGTGCTGGCGGCCGGCTTGCTGTTTGCCTGTTCGGCGCGGGGCTTTGGCAGTCGTCATCCGCTGCGTGACCTGGCCATCGGCATGGCCCTGACCCTGCCGATCTACTGGTTGTTCAATGCCGGGCTGGGGGTTTCCCTGCCGCCGCTGGTCAACGCCTGGATCTGA
- a CDS encoding tripartite tricarboxylate transporter permease, with the protein MDILASLAMGFSAALTPINLLWGFIGCLLGTAIGVLPGIGPALTVALLLPITAKVDPTGALIMFAGIYYGAQFGGSTTSILLNTPGESSSMVTALEGNLMARNGRAGPALATAAIGSFVAGTIATILLTLFAPVVARLALNFGPAEYFAILVLSFTTVSAVLGASMLRGFASLGIGLTIGLIGLDSTSGIARYTLGVPEMVDGIEVVLVAVGLFAVGEALYSLLYQTEQAEGRHRLTSLWMTRADWKRSVPAWLRGTLIGFPFGSIPAGGAEIPTFLSYSTERKLSKYPKEFSANKGQGAIEGVAGPEAANNASATGSLVPLLTLGIPTSATAAILLAAFQNYNLQPGPMLFETSADLVWTLVASLYIGNVILLVLNLPLVGLWVKLLQIPRPYLNAGILVFATIGVYGMRHSSFDLLLMLGIGWAGVLMRRFDFPVAPVIVGMLLGPMAEKQLRNALSISEGDWTVFLTQPISAVFMALTLLVLVVPPLLHARGIKLHEDD; encoded by the coding sequence ATGGACATTCTCGCCAGCCTGGCGATGGGGTTTTCCGCGGCGCTGACGCCGATCAATCTGCTGTGGGGCTTCATCGGCTGCCTGCTCGGCACCGCCATCGGCGTGTTGCCGGGGATCGGGCCGGCGCTGACGGTGGCCTTGCTGTTGCCGATCACCGCCAAGGTCGATCCCACGGGCGCCCTGATCATGTTCGCCGGGATCTACTACGGCGCGCAGTTCGGCGGCTCCACCACCTCGATCCTGCTCAATACCCCCGGTGAGTCGTCCTCCATGGTCACGGCCCTGGAAGGTAACCTCATGGCGCGCAATGGCCGGGCCGGGCCGGCGCTGGCCACGGCGGCGATCGGCTCCTTCGTTGCTGGCACCATTGCGACCATCCTGCTGACGTTGTTCGCACCGGTGGTGGCCAGGCTGGCGCTGAATTTCGGGCCGGCGGAGTATTTTGCGATCCTGGTGCTGTCCTTCACCACGGTGTCGGCGGTACTCGGCGCCTCGATGCTGCGTGGCTTTGCTTCACTGGGGATCGGATTGACCATCGGCCTGATCGGCCTCGACTCGACGTCGGGCATTGCCCGCTACACCCTCGGCGTGCCGGAAATGGTCGATGGCATCGAGGTGGTGCTGGTGGCGGTCGGTTTGTTCGCGGTCGGCGAAGCCTTGTACAGCCTGCTTTATCAAACCGAGCAAGCGGAAGGCCGGCATCGCCTGACGTCATTGTGGATGACCCGCGCCGACTGGAAGCGCTCGGTGCCGGCCTGGTTACGCGGCACGTTGATCGGTTTCCCGTTCGGTTCGATTCCGGCTGGCGGGGCGGAGATCCCGACTTTTCTGTCCTATTCCACCGAACGTAAACTCAGCAAGTACCCGAAAGAGTTTTCGGCCAACAAAGGCCAGGGAGCCATCGAAGGGGTGGCCGGCCCGGAAGCGGCCAACAACGCGAGCGCCACGGGCTCTTTGGTGCCGTTGCTGACCCTGGGCATACCGACGTCCGCCACGGCGGCGATCCTGTTGGCAGCGTTCCAGAACTACAACCTGCAACCGGGGCCGATGCTCTTCGAAACCTCCGCCGACCTGGTCTGGACCCTGGTGGCCTCGCTGTACATCGGCAACGTCATCCTGCTGGTATTGAACCTGCCGTTGGTGGGCTTGTGGGTCAAGCTGCTGCAGATCCCCCGGCCGTACCTCAACGCCGGGATCCTGGTGTTCGCCACCATCGGCGTCTATGGCATGCGCCATTCTTCCTTCGACCTGCTGCTGATGCTGGGCATCGGTTGGGCTGGGGTGCTGATGCGGCGCTTCGATTTCCCGGTGGCGCCGGTGATCGTCGGCATGCTGCTCGGCCCGATGGCCGAGAAACAGCTGCGCAATGCCCTGTCCATCAGTGAGGGCGACTGGACGGTGTTTTTGACCCAGCCCATCTCGGCGGTGTTCATGGCCCTGACGCTGCTGGTGCTGGTGGTGCCGCCTCTGCTGCATGCCCGGGGTATCAAGTTGCACGAAGACGATTGA
- a CDS encoding LysR substrate-binding domain-containing protein: MDNIRHVPSLQGLQALVEVADSGSFTQAAQTLCLTQSAVSRKIQQLESHYGAALFLRTSRSLHLTTEGEQVLASARHILEHLKALEDRIAPQKRPFRIRMHVSLAVRWLLPRLSDFYRHHPQVSLAIETVATEVVEPDNDSDAYILYLPEPSGAADCLTLFEEALVPVCAPGLSLASLEDLAGFALLHRSSDKNDWRYWLAANGGRSLDEFRHIPFNLDELALDAAARGLGVAMTDITLAGESIERGVLVIPFGEPLKTRGIYSLCLQPSAAAHPSCAQVMQWFTGQVVTPHNL; the protein is encoded by the coding sequence ATGGATAACATTCGCCACGTTCCCTCGCTCCAGGGCCTGCAGGCCTTGGTCGAGGTGGCTGATTCGGGCAGCTTCACCCAGGCGGCGCAAACCCTGTGCCTGACCCAGAGCGCCGTGAGCCGCAAAATCCAGCAACTGGAGAGTCACTACGGCGCCGCGCTATTCCTCAGGACCAGCCGCAGCCTGCATCTGACAACAGAAGGCGAACAGGTGCTCGCCAGTGCGCGGCACATCCTTGAACACCTCAAGGCCCTCGAGGACCGGATCGCTCCGCAAAAGCGCCCGTTCCGCATCCGCATGCACGTGTCGCTGGCCGTGCGCTGGCTGCTGCCCAGGCTGAGTGACTTCTACCGGCATCACCCGCAGGTATCCCTGGCGATCGAGACCGTCGCCACGGAGGTGGTGGAGCCGGACAACGACAGCGACGCCTACATCCTCTACCTGCCCGAACCGTCCGGCGCAGCGGATTGCCTGACTTTGTTCGAGGAAGCGCTAGTGCCGGTGTGTGCGCCCGGGCTGTCGCTGGCGTCATTGGAGGATCTTGCAGGCTTTGCGCTCCTGCACCGCTCGAGCGACAAGAACGACTGGCGCTATTGGCTGGCCGCCAACGGTGGCAGGTCACTGGATGAGTTTCGCCACATTCCCTTCAATCTCGACGAACTGGCCCTCGATGCCGCCGCACGGGGTTTGGGCGTAGCCATGACCGACATCACCCTGGCGGGCGAGTCGATTGAGCGCGGCGTGCTGGTCATCCCGTTTGGCGAGCCGTTGAAGACTCGCGGAATTTATTCGCTGTGCCTACAGCCTTCGGCGGCTGCGCATCCTTCTTGTGCGCAGGTTATGCAGTGGTTTACCGGGCAGGTTGTAACACCCCACAACCTGTAG